One genomic segment of Aliarcobacter cibarius includes these proteins:
- a CDS encoding PstA family ABC transporter permease, whose protein sequence is MNRKVLIFIFFTITIFALAILGIFFTFVFYKGLNSFSLNIIFDNVGFWDAILGNKRVFDGIFPAIMGSIFVSLLAVIFALPIGFLSGVFIAIFASKKLKNLFSFSYELLAFVPSIVVGLFGLSITIYLHNNFFQELYTCLLISSICLAILIIPYIVKMTEQALYTIPHQIKNSVLNLGATKYQNLFLLQLPYISKQLFSSIVLSIGRAVEDTAVIMMTGAVAMAGIPTSILEKYEAIPFFIFYISSQYQDIYELNKGYIASMILLFVSLSLFIFAFLIQKLTLKRGKNFEQ, encoded by the coding sequence ATGAATAGAAAAGTATTAATTTTTATATTCTTTACAATAACTATTTTTGCTTTAGCAATCTTAGGAATATTTTTTACTTTTGTTTTTTACAAAGGATTAAACAGTTTTTCATTAAATATAATTTTTGATAATGTAGGATTTTGGGATGCTATATTAGGAAATAAAAGAGTATTTGATGGAATATTTCCTGCTATCATGGGGTCTATATTTGTATCATTATTAGCTGTAATATTTGCTCTACCTATTGGTTTCTTAAGTGGAGTTTTTATAGCTATATTTGCTTCTAAGAAATTAAAAAATCTATTTAGTTTCTCATATGAATTGTTAGCGTTTGTTCCATCAATAGTAGTTGGTCTTTTTGGTCTATCTATAACTATATATTTACATAATAATTTTTTTCAAGAACTATACACTTGTCTTTTAATATCATCAATTTGTCTTGCAATTTTAATAATTCCATACATAGTAAAAATGACAGAACAAGCTCTTTATACAATACCTCATCAAATAAAAAATTCTGTTTTAAACCTAGGGGCTACAAAATATCAAAATCTTTTTTTATTACAACTTCCATATATTAGTAAACAACTTTTTAGTAGCATTGTTTTGTCCATTGGTAGAGCCGTTGAAGATACAGCTGTTATAATGATGACAGGTGCGGTTGCAATGGCTGGTATTCCAACTTCTATTTTAGAAAAATATGAAGCTATTCCATTTTTTATATTTTACATTTCATCTCAATATCAAGATATTTATGAACTAAACAAAGGTTATATAGCATCTATGATTTTACTTTTTGTATCGTTAAGTCTTTTTATATTTGCTTTTTTAATACAAAAACTAACACTAAAAAGAGGTAAAAACTTTGAACAGTAA
- a CDS encoding PstC family ABC transporter permease, translating into MYFLFNFGLVISVFITSSLILLIAIFLIYFSFPLITFGNFFDFFSLKWDEKNNLFGLLPMILGTIYISVLATIFASIMSFSFASLMAFFLPKNSINLLNKFMLFLSGVPTVLYAFIAIFLLVPWLNDILDGQGFSILTASFVLSFVILPTMTIILFNTFNSTFKKIVFAAKSLGATKEDIFFDIVLKNSKKGILSAIILGFARAVGDTMIALMIAGNSLKIPNSILDSARTLTSHIALINANDYESTAFKAIFLCGLLLLIFSFLTVSSLKIINKEKI; encoded by the coding sequence ATGTACTTTTTATTTAATTTTGGGCTTGTTATATCAGTTTTTATAACAAGCTCACTAATACTACTTATTGCTATATTCTTAATATATTTCTCATTTCCATTAATAACTTTTGGAAATTTTTTTGATTTCTTTTCTTTAAAATGGGATGAAAAAAATAATCTTTTTGGTTTACTTCCTATGATTCTAGGAACAATTTATATAAGTGTATTAGCAACAATATTTGCAAGCATAATGAGTTTTTCATTTGCTTCTTTAATGGCATTTTTCTTGCCAAAAAATAGCATAAATTTATTAAATAAATTTATGCTATTTTTATCAGGAGTTCCGACAGTTTTATATGCATTTATTGCTATATTCTTGTTAGTTCCATGGCTAAATGATATTTTAGATGGTCAAGGCTTTAGTATTTTAACAGCATCATTTGTACTTAGTTTTGTCATTCTTCCTACAATGACTATAATTTTATTTAATACATTTAATTCTACTTTCAAAAAAATTGTATTTGCAGCAAAATCTTTAGGAGCTACAAAAGAAGATATATTTTTTGACATAGTTTTGAAAAACTCAAAAAAAGGAATATTAAGTGCGATTATTTTAGGCTTTGCAAGAGCCGTTGGAGATACAATGATAGCTTTGATGATTGCAGGAAATAGCCTAAAGATCCCAAATTCTATTTTAGATAGTGCAAGAACTTTGACATCTCATATTGCTCTTATAAATGCAAATGATTATGAATCAACTGCCTTTAAAGCAATATTCTTATGTGGTTTACTACTTTTAATATTTTCTTTTTTAACTGTAAGTAGTTTAAAAATAATAAATAAAGAGAAAATATGA
- a CDS encoding phosphate ABC transporter substrate-binding protein, whose amino-acid sequence MKKLILSMCTLFVCSLSANSDLELFKGLKGTLNIAGGTAHIASEKEAMKNIMQAYPEITMTIAGGGTGVGIKQVTEGLVDIANAGRAPKKDEIERGDLKSFVFAMDGIAVIVNKDLNVKNLTTEQLIDIFTGKIKSFEKLGLNAGKINLYVRDASSGTMEVFTSEGIKKAEISQDAKVVASNAAMKTAVLSDKNGIGFISFGTVDDSVKAICIDNKCPSIDTILSGDYHISRGLYMVTKGEPKTLAKAFIDYMKSNSGAEITKNLGLIPYQK is encoded by the coding sequence ATGAAAAAATTGATTTTATCAATGTGTACACTTTTTGTTTGTTCACTTAGTGCAAACAGTGATTTAGAGTTATTTAAAGGTTTAAAAGGTACTTTAAATATTGCTGGTGGAACTGCTCATATAGCCTCTGAAAAAGAAGCTATGAAAAATATTATGCAAGCTTATCCTGAGATTACAATGACAATTGCTGGTGGAGGAACTGGGGTTGGAATTAAACAAGTAACTGAAGGTTTAGTAGATATTGCAAATGCTGGTAGAGCTCCTAAAAAAGATGAAATAGAAAGAGGTGATTTAAAAAGTTTTGTTTTTGCTATGGATGGGATTGCAGTTATAGTTAATAAAGATTTAAATGTAAAAAATCTAACTACAGAACAGCTAATTGATATTTTCACAGGAAAAATAAAATCTTTTGAAAAATTAGGTCTTAATGCAGGAAAAATAAACCTTTATGTAAGAGATGCTTCAAGCGGAACTATGGAAGTATTTACAAGTGAAGGTATTAAAAAAGCTGAAATTTCACAAGATGCAAAAGTTGTTGCTTCAAATGCTGCAATGAAAACAGCTGTTTTATCAGATAAAAATGGAATTGGTTTTATCTCTTTTGGAACAGTTGATGATAGCGTAAAAGCTATTTGCATTGATAATAAATGTCCTAGTATTGATACTATTTTAAGTGGTGATTACCATATTTCAAGAGGATTGTATATGGTAACAAAAGGTGAACCAAAAACTCTAGCTAAAGCATTTATAGATTATATGAAAAGTAATAGTGGTGCAGAAATCACTAAAAATTTAGGGTTAATTCCTTATCAGAAATAG
- the ybaK gene encoding Cys-tRNA(Pro) deacylase, translating into MTPAINLLKKHKCNFKIHKYEHDPSCINFGEEAVEKLGLDARQIYKTLLVELTPKELVVCVIPVANQLNLKEVADIFGVKKAQMANKDEAQKITGYLLGGISPLGQKKLLKTVLDESIRDFKTVFVSGGKRGLDIEVFPKDLEVILKAKVGRIVS; encoded by the coding sequence ATGACACCAGCGATTAATTTATTAAAAAAGCATAAATGTAATTTTAAAATTCATAAGTATGAACATGACCCGTCTTGTATAAATTTTGGTGAAGAAGCAGTTGAAAAATTGGGTTTAGATGCAAGACAGATTTATAAAACATTACTTGTTGAATTAACTCCAAAAGAGTTGGTTGTTTGCGTTATTCCTGTTGCAAATCAGCTGAATTTAAAAGAGGTTGCAGATATATTTGGTGTAAAAAAAGCTCAGATGGCCAATAAAGATGAAGCACAAAAAATAACAGGATATTTACTTGGAGGAATATCCCCTTTGGGACAAAAAAAACTTTTAAAAACAGTTTTAGATGAAAGTATAAGAGATTTTAAAACAGTTTTTGTAAGCGGTGGAAAGAGAGGATTAGATATTGAAGTTTTTCCAAAAGATTTGGAAGTTATATTAAAAGCAAAAGTGGGTAGAATAGTTTCATAA
- a CDS encoding DMT family transporter: MTLQTKGIILAIVSAVCYGTNPLGALMLYEDGLNVNSVIFYRFSFAVIALLCFMLFRKISFKISFKDLSILIFLGILFGISALSLFNSFLHMDAGLASTILFTYPIFVAIIMALFFKEKNSIITILSIIFAFLGVVLLYKGDDANVSSFGVFLVFVSSLCYAVYIVIINQYLKMEALKVTFYSMLFCAITIFIHSFFEESSNIMPLINFNMWFYTLFLALIPTIISLLFLIKSIQIIGSTTASILGALEPLTAVMIGVLIFEEKLSLALIIGIFLILFGVSLIVLKNYFERLLKIRD, translated from the coding sequence TTGACACTACAAACAAAAGGAATTATTCTTGCAATAGTATCAGCAGTTTGCTACGGTACAAATCCACTAGGGGCATTAATGCTTTATGAAGATGGATTAAATGTAAACTCTGTAATATTTTATAGATTTAGTTTTGCCGTTATTGCTTTACTATGCTTTATGTTATTTCGTAAAATATCTTTCAAAATATCTTTCAAAGATTTATCAATATTAATATTTTTAGGTATTTTATTCGGTATTTCTGCGCTAAGTTTATTCAACTCATTTTTACATATGGATGCTGGACTTGCCTCAACAATTTTATTTACATATCCTATTTTTGTTGCAATAATTATGGCACTATTTTTTAAAGAAAAGAATTCAATAATTACAATATTATCTATAATTTTCGCATTTTTAGGTGTAGTTTTACTTTACAAAGGAGATGATGCAAATGTTAGTTCTTTTGGAGTTTTCTTAGTATTTGTATCATCATTATGCTATGCTGTTTATATTGTAATAATAAATCAATATTTGAAAATGGAGGCATTAAAAGTTACTTTTTACTCTATGCTTTTTTGTGCAATCACAATATTTATTCACTCATTTTTTGAAGAGAGTTCAAATATTATGCCTCTAATCAATTTTAATATGTGGTTTTACACCCTATTTTTAGCACTTATTCCAACCATTATCTCTTTACTATTTTTAATAAAATCAATTCAAATAATTGGTTCAACAACTGCTTCTATTTTAGGAGCGCTTGAACCATTAACAGCTGTTATGATTGGTGTATTAATATTTGAAGAAAAATTATCACTTGCTTTAATTATTGGAATATTCTTGATACTTTTTGGAGTTTCATTAATAGTTTTAAAAAATTATTTTGAAAGATTATTAAAAATAAGAGATTAA
- a CDS encoding globin domain-containing protein translates to MQFNISPAQFGVRSSVTLPNPEFLKVVGEDGLRKIISDHYDLIRKSPINNIFPEDEKEFEQAKINSSDFFIQICGGPKYFNENRGAPMMVARHQPFKITPKTRMVWLECYIEVLKKLDIDEELLKSFWNYLDIFSIWMVNTPED, encoded by the coding sequence ATGCAGTTTAATATATCACCAGCACAGTTTGGAGTAAGATCAAGCGTTACTCTTCCAAATCCAGAATTTTTAAAGGTAGTTGGAGAAGACGGTCTTAGAAAAATTATTAGTGACCACTATGATTTAATTAGAAAAAGTCCAATTAACAATATCTTTCCAGAAGATGAAAAAGAGTTTGAACAAGCAAAAATAAATTCAAGTGATTTTTTTATTCAAATTTGTGGCGGTCCAAAATATTTTAATGAAAATAGAGGTGCTCCAATGATGGTTGCAAGACATCAACCATTTAAAATAACTCCAAAAACTAGAATGGTTTGGTTAGAGTGTTACATAGAAGTTCTAAAAAAATTAGATATTGATGAAGAGTTATTAAAATCGTTTTGGAACTATTTAGACATCTTCTCAATTTGGATGGTAAATACTCCTGAAGATTAA
- a CDS encoding paraquat-inducible protein A, with the protein MIDLTKIVECYSCGLFVKKGDNLNVSQICPRCGNKLETKQNFSIDSLFYAISSLMLFFVLSLYPLISLTLNEQQLDANILKTVYILFEQDFYVVSFLVLFTIILAPLFNSIIIILIFVQLKFKVEIFKKSLLYDSYHFFKEWGFMEVFIISLIVTYIKLVGMVSNTKFDFGFFVILAYVFCFIMSNIKFDASAILDD; encoded by the coding sequence ATGATAGATTTAACAAAAATTGTAGAGTGCTATAGTTGTGGACTTTTCGTAAAAAAGGGTGATAACTTAAATGTTTCTCAAATATGCCCTAGATGTGGAAATAAATTAGAAACAAAGCAAAATTTTTCTATAGATTCACTTTTTTATGCTATTTCAAGCTTGATGCTGTTTTTTGTTTTATCTTTATATCCCTTGATAAGTTTAACTTTAAATGAACAACAATTAGATGCAAATATTTTAAAAACTGTTTATATTTTATTTGAACAAGATTTTTATGTTGTATCTTTTTTAGTACTTTTTACAATAATTTTAGCTCCACTTTTTAATTCAATTATAATTATCTTAATTTTCGTGCAACTAAAATTTAAGGTAGAAATTTTTAAGAAATCTCTTCTTTATGATTCATATCATTTTTTTAAAGAGTGGGGATTTATGGAAGTTTTTATTATAAGTTTGATAGTAACTTACATAAAACTAGTAGGAATGGTAAGTAATACAAAATTTGATTTTGGATTTTTTGTAATTTTGGCATATGTATTTTGCTTTATTATGTCAAATATAAAATTTGATGCAAGTGCTATTTTGGATGACTAA
- a CDS encoding paraquat-inducible protein A, with the protein MVLISCKNCKKVYEKDDYTPFKCDRCNHKVRRRVENSLQISLALTICAMLLYIPAMIYPMMVVTQLGVNQESTIIEGIISFLEYKSYFIAGVIFVASVAIPIVKLFALFFIFLSLRVNVKIENKTKILLYKCIEAIGKWSMIDIYVVALMASIVQLDELFNIKGGVAATSFALMVIITIFAANRFDTRIIWDEQRDDE; encoded by the coding sequence ATGGTTTTGATTTCTTGTAAAAATTGTAAAAAGGTTTATGAAAAGGATGATTACACTCCTTTTAAATGTGATAGATGCAATCATAAAGTGCGAAGAAGAGTAGAAAATTCTTTGCAAATATCTTTAGCTCTTACAATCTGTGCAATGCTTTTATATATTCCAGCAATGATATATCCTATGATGGTTGTTACTCAACTTGGAGTAAATCAAGAAAGTACTATAATTGAAGGAATTATCAGCTTTTTGGAGTATAAAAGTTACTTCATTGCAGGAGTTATTTTTGTTGCAAGTGTTGCTATACCAATAGTAAAATTATTTGCTCTATTTTTTATTTTTTTAAGTTTAAGAGTAAATGTAAAAATAGAAAATAAGACGAAAATATTATTGTACAAATGTATCGAAGCTATTGGAAAATGGTCAATGATAGATATTTATGTAGTAGCTTTAATGGCTTCTATTGTTCAACTTGATGAGTTATTTAATATAAAAGGTGGAGTTGCTGCAACATCTTTTGCTTTAATGGTAATAATTACAATTTTTGCAGCAAATAGATTTGATACGAGGATAATTTGGGATGAGCAAAGAGATGACGAATAA
- a CDS encoding MlaD family protein — MSKEMTNNNLNETVVYEAKQEIKKKFSLVWLLPLVILGILGYIAYDSYSKKGTNIVVYFKSAEGLKENITPLEYKGLTLGKVTKISMHEDLKNVAVNILVNSDVAEYVANENSKFWIKKPTVSLTKISGLSTLISGYKIELSTSFKKQDDLKNIKHQWYFDGLDSQPDEEFEENGYYVTLLANDKDNIDVGTPIFYNKYQIGEVVSKEFKGEEVYASIYIYDKYNYLVNKSSKFIMNEALKVSYGASGLNIEVGSLYSAIIGGITVVTTLKEDEKISKEDVQLLYSSKDDLKKKIYFSLDFNDAKIEEKTPILFKGIEIGKVTDIKLNEDVLSTKAYVYEEYKYLLTKNSRFFVEEPSISFGGIKNLGNIIKGNYISLDYKDGEFSNKFFGVTKKDLKKSLNTIKIDLVTGNLNSINERSKIYYKNIEIGRVDSYDLSNDYKSVKISILIDEKYKDLINDNSKFYDMSSKLVEIKSFDLSVNYSGLESVLNGAIGLVSNKGEGKLSKKEFTLYQSYKDIEKINRDKNSGFVVYTEFDNSFVVKENMAVIYKNQEIGFVKNIKFDDAVSKVELFIYEDFRQYIKNTSRFFKKPKFDFKASLSGVLFEVDNFTSLLEGSIELDNSSKIPLGNHEIYSSFDDMQMATNMVTIVFDNVEGLQEDFSKIVYKGANIGKVKKISLNKNQKVEVKVIIDKDFKEFAKDGTIFYLKKPRISLQEVANVGSTVMAVNIGVIKSQNGEYQTKFIGSDKEPSVNSHLGTIIKVEDKTASSVNVDSPIYYKNVQIGKILKVDLSNDASKVVIDCLIYDKYTKFVRTNSEFYDISGFEMEFSIFSGSKIESNTITSIIKGGLVVVTPYEYKEIASSNDRFILNKTLRADWKTISPSIK, encoded by the coding sequence ATGAGCAAAGAGATGACGAATAATAATTTGAATGAAACAGTAGTTTATGAAGCAAAGCAGGAGATTAAGAAAAAATTCTCATTGGTGTGGTTACTACCTCTAGTTATACTTGGAATTTTGGGCTATATAGCTTATGACTCTTACTCAAAAAAAGGTACAAATATAGTCGTATATTTTAAAAGTGCAGAGGGTTTAAAAGAAAATATAACTCCACTTGAATATAAAGGTCTAACTTTAGGAAAAGTTACAAAAATTTCTATGCATGAAGATTTAAAAAATGTTGCAGTTAATATTTTAGTAAATAGTGATGTTGCCGAATATGTAGCAAATGAAAATTCAAAATTCTGGATAAAAAAACCAACCGTATCTTTAACAAAAATTTCAGGACTTAGTACATTAATAAGTGGATATAAAATTGAATTATCAACTAGTTTTAAAAAACAAGATGATCTAAAAAATATAAAGCATCAATGGTACTTTGATGGTCTTGATTCACAACCTGATGAAGAGTTTGAAGAAAATGGTTATTATGTAACTCTTTTAGCAAATGATAAAGATAATATAGATGTGGGAACTCCAATTTTTTATAACAAATATCAAATCGGAGAAGTTGTCTCAAAAGAGTTTAAAGGTGAAGAGGTATATGCAAGTATTTATATTTATGATAAATATAACTATTTAGTAAATAAAAGCTCAAAATTTATTATGAATGAAGCTTTAAAAGTAAGTTATGGAGCAAGTGGATTAAATATAGAAGTTGGTTCTTTATATTCTGCTATTATTGGCGGAATTACTGTAGTTACAACGCTCAAAGAAGATGAAAAAATATCTAAAGAAGATGTTCAACTTTTATATTCATCAAAAGATGATTTAAAGAAAAAAATATATTTTTCTTTAGATTTTAATGATGCTAAGATTGAAGAAAAAACGCCTATTTTATTTAAAGGTATAGAAATAGGTAAGGTTACAGATATTAAGCTAAATGAAGATGTTTTATCTACAAAAGCCTATGTTTATGAAGAGTATAAATATTTACTTACAAAAAATTCAAGATTTTTTGTAGAGGAACCATCTATTTCATTTGGCGGAATAAAAAATCTAGGAAATATTATAAAAGGGAATTATATTTCACTTGATTACAAAGATGGTGAATTTAGTAATAAATTTTTTGGAGTTACAAAAAAAGATTTGAAAAAAAGTTTAAATACTATAAAGATTGATTTAGTAACAGGTAATTTAAACTCAATAAATGAAAGATCAAAAATTTATTATAAAAATATTGAAATTGGAAGAGTTGATAGTTATGATTTAAGTAATGACTATAAAAGTGTAAAAATCTCTATTTTAATAGATGAAAAATATAAAGATTTAATAAATGATAATAGTAAATTTTATGATATGAGCTCGAAACTAGTAGAGATAAAAAGTTTTGATTTAAGTGTTAATTATAGTGGATTAGAATCTGTTTTAAATGGAGCTATAGGACTTGTTTCAAATAAAGGTGAAGGAAAACTAAGTAAAAAAGAGTTTACTTTATATCAATCATACAAAGATATAGAAAAGATAAACAGAGATAAAAATAGCGGTTTTGTAGTATACACTGAGTTTGATAATAGTTTTGTTGTAAAAGAAAATATGGCTGTTATCTATAAAAATCAAGAAATTGGTTTTGTAAAAAATATAAAATTTGATGATGCTGTATCAAAAGTCGAACTATTTATTTATGAAGATTTTAGACAATATATAAAAAATACAAGTAGATTTTTCAAAAAGCCAAAATTTGATTTTAAAGCAAGCCTTAGTGGAGTGTTATTTGAAGTTGATAATTTTACATCATTATTGGAAGGTTCAATAGAACTTGATAATAGTTCTAAAATACCTTTGGGAAATCATGAAATATACTCTAGTTTTGATGATATGCAAATGGCAACAAATATGGTAACTATTGTTTTTGATAACGTAGAAGGACTTCAAGAAGATTTTTCAAAGATAGTTTATAAGGGTGCAAACATAGGAAAAGTTAAAAAAATATCTTTAAACAAAAACCAAAAAGTTGAAGTAAAAGTAATAATTGATAAAGATTTTAAAGAGTTTGCAAAAGATGGAACTATATTTTATTTGAAAAAACCTAGAATTTCTCTTCAAGAGGTTGCAAATGTAGGTTCAACAGTAATGGCTGTAAATATTGGTGTTATTAAAAGTCAAAATGGTGAATATCAAACAAAATTTATAGGAAGTGATAAGGAACCATCTGTAAATTCACATTTAGGCACAATTATAAAAGTTGAAGATAAAACAGCATCCAGTGTAAATGTAGATTCTCCAATTTATTATAAAAATGTGCAAATAGGAAAAATTTTAAAAGTAGATTTAAGTAATGATGCTTCAAAAGTTGTAATTGATTGCTTAATCTATGATAAATATACAAAATTTGTAAGAACAAATTCGGAGTTTTATGATATTAGTGGATTTGAAATGGAGTTTTCAATTTTTTCTGGTTCAAAAATTGAATCAAACACAATTACAAGTATTATAAAAGGGGGATTGGTTGTTGTAACACCTTATGAATATAAAGAGATTGCTTCAAGTAACGATAGATTCATTTTAAATAAAACTCTAAGAGCAGATTGGAAAACAATTAGTCCTAGTATAAAATAA
- the ciaB gene encoding invasion protein CiaB: MTKQEFIKDLQKIYDFLDNQKAKTNELLKFLENEEFTKLSIIDDFAKKLDLVMSSDLRFALVTRLVNLRDDSLIQVLKKQEISEKEIISYQEKAYQFVKEYWHDIHTKFIDFIVQNKLLTDFYREIFIGVYNVGLQMSAWQTSWTAHIINGINKELVSKFDGNEAKIMEYLESEKLFDLGHGGITADRCYSALVKDGENYKSEAYIKAFKKETTEVVDALEEFVDKLIDLEDEIYNQKWDYIAYIQSLIAAFSENRTDELVAKWANVDRAWMKLKTPIQIGHPLEYYEDHYRKAVALEWDIRLTNPKFTQNDHRVNKIKSAFTKIYNSFKPTENYKKIYDFSFKSLDKVQLYVGRPALFFGAELNGLFSAQVVPNDEVVSKEEGKKIFAFSDEILQSSRAKPFLKLSREIFGQEFLTKDRMFLFNETTSWHQVYDISTIGHEYGHILWCDEESESVMNKTGNYKNIEEFKATTGGLISFLLDEDKDELHLKEQVLIDLVKRSVGLISWMEVDEVQPYYCEGLIHLSGLFKSGALNWDNENKKLDIDISDKKYEILKTWYIENYTALAKHYLEKLDATEFLNRYATKKEKYFMPNDETINSFVKYYFKRYQEIGQELDTLDKKENYIK, translated from the coding sequence ATGACAAAACAAGAATTTATAAAAGATTTACAAAAAATATATGACTTTTTGGACAACCAAAAAGCAAAAACAAATGAGTTATTAAAATTTTTAGAAAATGAAGAGTTTACAAAACTATCTATAATAGATGATTTTGCAAAAAAATTAGATTTAGTGATGTCAAGTGATTTAAGATTTGCTCTTGTAACTAGACTTGTAAATTTAAGAGATGATAGTTTGATTCAAGTTTTAAAAAAACAAGAAATTAGTGAAAAAGAAATTATCTCATACCAAGAAAAAGCATATCAATTTGTAAAAGAGTATTGGCATGATATTCATACAAAATTTATAGATTTTATTGTTCAAAACAAACTTCTTACGGATTTTTATAGAGAAATTTTCATTGGAGTTTATAATGTAGGACTTCAAATGAGTGCATGGCAAACATCTTGGACAGCACATATAATAAATGGAATAAATAAAGAACTAGTTTCTAAATTTGATGGTAATGAAGCAAAAATTATGGAATATCTTGAAAGTGAAAAACTTTTTGATTTAGGGCATGGTGGAATTACTGCTGATAGATGTTATTCAGCATTAGTTAAAGATGGTGAAAATTATAAATCAGAAGCTTATATAAAAGCATTTAAAAAAGAAACTACTGAAGTTGTAGATGCTCTAGAAGAGTTTGTAGATAAACTAATAGATCTTGAAGATGAAATATATAACCAGAAATGGGATTATATAGCCTATATTCAATCACTAATTGCTGCATTTAGTGAAAATAGAACTGATGAATTAGTTGCAAAATGGGCAAATGTTGATAGAGCTTGGATGAAACTAAAAACTCCAATTCAAATAGGACATCCACTTGAGTACTATGAGGACCATTATAGAAAAGCTGTTGCTTTAGAGTGGGATATTAGACTTACAAATCCAAAATTTACACAAAATGATCACAGAGTAAATAAAATAAAATCTGCATTTACAAAAATTTATAATAGTTTTAAACCAACTGAAAATTATAAGAAAATCTATGATTTTAGCTTCAAATCTTTAGATAAAGTTCAACTTTATGTAGGAAGACCTGCGTTATTTTTTGGAGCTGAGTTAAATGGCCTTTTTTCAGCACAAGTTGTTCCAAATGATGAAGTTGTATCAAAAGAAGAAGGTAAAAAGATTTTTGCTTTTAGTGATGAAATTTTACAAAGTAGCCGTGCAAAACCATTTTTAAAATTATCTAGAGAGATTTTTGGACAAGAATTCTTAACAAAAGATAGAATGTTTCTATTCAACGAAACTACATCTTGGCACCAAGTTTATGATATCAGCACAATCGGGCATGAATATGGACATATTTTATGGTGTGATGAAGAGAGTGAATCAGTTATGAATAAAACTGGAAACTATAAAAATATAGAAGAATTCAAAGCCACAACAGGTGGCTTAATCTCTTTTTTACTAGATGAAGATAAAGATGAATTACATTTAAAAGAACAAGTTTTAATTGACCTTGTAAAAAGAAGTGTTGGATTAATTTCTTGGATGGAAGTTGATGAAGTTCAACCATACTATTGTGAAGGGTTAATTCATCTAAGCGGACTATTTAAAAGTGGTGCTTTAAATTGGGATAATGAAAATAAAAAATTGGATATAGATATAAGTGACAAAAAATATGAAATATTAAAAACTTGGTATATAGAAAATTATACTGCTTTAGCAAAACACTATTTAGAAAAACTAGATGCTACAGAATTTTTAAATCGATATGCTACAAAAAAAGAAAAATACTTTATGCCAAATGATGAAACTATAAACTCATTTGTAAAATATTATTTCAAAAGATATCAAGAAATTGGACAAGAATTAGATACTCTTGATAAAAAAGAAAATTACATAAAATAA